The DNA window TAGATTTCCTTGTTCATCCATCCAGATTAACGGACAAGGGCAGAGCAACCATGCCAATGCTGCCTCTAAAAGCCGCATAATGAGAACACTTATCCTTATATTTTGCCAAATGCAGCATGAACGATCTCGATAAATTCGATTACGCGATCCTGGGTGCGCTACAGGTGGATGGCACGCTGTCCGTGGCCGAGCTGGCGGACAAGGTAGGGCTGACCAGCACGCCCTGCTGGAAGCGCCTGAAACGCCTGCAGGAAGACGGCTACCTGGACCGCCGCGTGGCGTTGGTCAACCGCCGCAAGGCGGGCCTGCCGGTCACGGTCTTCGTCAGCGTGCGCACCAGCCAGCACGATGAAAAATGGCTGGCGAAATTCGCCGCCGCCGTCATCGCGCTGCCGGAAGTCATGGAATTCCACCGGATGAGCGGCGACGTGGATTACCTGCTGAAGGTGGTGACGACGGATATCGACGGCTATGACCGCTTCTACAAGAAACTGATCCGCGTTGCCAACCTGACCGGTGTGTCGTCGGCATTCTCGATGGAGCAGATCAAATACACGACCGCGCTGCCGCTGGATCTGGTCGCGCATGGGGTCGCCGTGGGATAATCAAAAGATGCGTGTAAGATCTTTGTTTAGCGTTTTGCTGCCCGCTCCCAGCACGGCCAGCATGACCGAACGCCTGCGTGCCAGCGCCGGCGCCTTGCTGGGGCTGCTCGTCACCGGTACCGTTGCCCACCTGATGCTGGGCCCCGATGCGATCTGGCTCGTGGCACCGATGGGGGCTTCGTCGGTGTTGCTGTTCTGCCTGCCCGCCAGCCCGCTTGCGCAACCATGGTCTGTCATTGGCGGCAACGTCATTTCCGCGCTGGTTGCCGCTGCCTGCGTGCGCTGGCTTGGCCACCTGATGCCCCTGCCGGCGCTGGCCGCCGTGGGCACGGCGCTGGCCATCGCCGCCATGTTCTTCATGCGCTGCCTGCACCCGCCGGGCGGCGCGGCAGGTCTGACGGCCGTCATCGGCGGCCCCGCGGTCCACGCGGCCGGCTTCTCTTTCGCGCTGGGCCCGGTACTGGTCGACTCGCTGCTGCTGGTGACGGCGGCCATCCTCTACAACAACCTGACCGGCCGGCGCTATCCGCACGCGCAGACGCTGACGCACCCGAATCCCCACGCCACGAAGGACGACGTGCCGACCGTGCGGCTGGGCTTCAAGCCGGAAGACCTGGACGCGGTGCTGCAGCGCTATGGCCAGGTGCTCGACATCAGCCGCGACGACCTGGAAGCGCTGTTCCTGCAGACCGAGTTGCGCGCCTACCAGCGCCGCTTCGGCGTGATCAGCTGCGGCGACATCATGTCGCGCGACGTGGTGACGGCGGAATTCGCCACGCCGCTGACGGAGGCATGGCTTGCAATGCGGGGCCGGCATCTTGCGGCGCTGCCCGTGCTCAATCCCGCGCGGCGCGTGATCGGCATCGTGACGCAAAGCGATTTTCTCAAGCACAGCGGGCTGGACGACTACCGCGGCATGCGTGAGAAGCTGAAGGAGTTCTTGAAGCCGACAGGCCTTTCCCACACGGAAAAGGCGGAAGTGGTGGGACAGATCATGACACCACGTCCCCGCGTGGCGCGCACCGATACGCCGATCGTGGACCTGGTGCCGCTGATGGCCGATGCCGGCTTGCACCATATTCCCGTCGTCGACGCCGAAGAACGCTTCGTCGGCATCGTCACCCAGTCGGACGTGGTGGCGGCCCTGTACGAGCACCGGCTGGCGGAAGCGCAGCCGGCCTGACTGGCCAGCCGCGGAGTGACTGGCTCCAAACCGGGCGCAAGCCGCGGGTTTCGTTAACAGGCACCGGGTTTCCCTCCCCTCGCGTCGCCCCGGCAGCGCCCCCGCACTGCCCGGTCGACGCCGGCCTGTGGATCAGGCGGGCTGTTGCAGCTTGTCGCTCTTGCGGCGACGGCCCATCAGGCCCAGCATGGCGCCACCGGCAAGCAGCATGCCCCAGGTGCCGGGTTCCGGCACCGCAGTGACCGCGGCACCGAACGAGGCGCCATACCAGTATTCGCTCACCGGCGTGGTGAAGTACAGGTCGGTATAGCTACCGTTCAGGCGCACCACGCCATGGCCTTCGATGCCGGTGACCGTGCCGCCGGCGATGCTGAGTTCGCCGTCACCGTAGTAACCGTCGCCTTCGCTGACCAGCGTGATATCGCTGACATTGGCGAAGTTGAATGTCGCGGCGCTGCCGTCGCGGCCCAGGCTGACGATGGCCAGGTAGGGATTGACGACGGCTTCGGAGAAGTGCAGGTGGTGGACGACTTCGGTACCGCCGACAAAGCTGAACATGCCGTCGGTGCCCGGGCCGTTCGTGACTTCGTCGCTGATGTAGGCGGCCTCGCCGGTGAAATAGTCGGCATGCGTGAGGCCGATGGAGCTGTTGCTGAACGTGACGTCGATGGTCTTGCCATTCTGTACTACCGTACCGGCCAGGCCGGTCCAGTTTATCCAGTCGACGGTGTCCGCGGCGGACACATGCAAAGGCGCGGCCAGGGTTGCGGCCAGCAGGCCGGAACCAATCAGTTTGTTCATCTTGTTTTCCTTGGTCGAAGTTGAAAGCGGTGTCAAACGGTGGATTCGCCAGCCCGGGTTCTGGCAGGAAGTTAGTTTAAATGCATGGATTCACGACTGAAACCGTCGAGACAAAGCAATACAAATTGCTGACCGTTGCGGACAAATCCCTGCCCGTAAGGCAACAGATCGCTTATGCTTGCGCCGTTGTCATCCCAATACCATCCCTGGAAAATCACACATGAAGCACCGTATCAAGTTGCGTGCCGCGGGCGCGCTGACCGCCGCCCTGCTGCTGGCCTTTGGCCCGGCAGCGCACGCCGCGCCACCGGCAGCCCACAAGGCCACCGGCAAGGTTGCGGCCGACGTTTCCGCCGCCGAGAGCAAGAAATTCCTCGCCCTCGCGGACGAGTACTACGACGCCATCGCCCGTTTCGAACCCGTGTACGCCACCGACAATGGCGACAACCGCTTCGACGACCAGATCGGCCTGGCAATCGCACCGGCCGAGCGCGCCAGGCAGTTTGCCCGCTACCGCGACTACACGCGCCGCCTGGCGGCCATCGACCGCCACAAGCTGACGCACCGCGACCGCATCAACCTGGACGTGCTGGCGTTCGAGCTGAAGACGCTGCTGTCCTATGAACCCTATCCGGGCCACCTGCTGCCGGTCAGCCAGATGGACAGCCTGCCCGTGACGCTGGCCAATTTCGCCAGCGGCGAAGCGTCGCAACCGCTCACCACGGTGAAGCAGTACCGCGCTTACCTGAACCGGCTGACCCAGTTGCCGGCCTGGATCGACCAGGCGATCGTGAACATGCGCGAAGGCATGCGCACCGGCGTGACGCAGCCGAAGGCGATCATGGTCTCGGCGCTGCCGCAGTTCAGGAAGCTCGTCAGCACCACGCCGGAACAGAGCATTTATTACACGCCGGTCAATCGCATGCCTGCCGGCTTTGCCGCCGCGGACAAGGCCAGCCTCGGCGCCGACTACCGCGCCGCGGTCGCGAAGCTGCAGCCGGCGCTGGCGCGGCTGGCCGCGTTCATCGAGAACGAATACATTCCCGCCTGCCGCACGTCGACCGGCTTTTCCGACGTGCCGAATGGCCGTGCCTGGTATGCGGTGCGCGTGGCGGAGTCCACCACCACGAACCTGACGCCGGAAGCGATCCACGAGATTGGCCTGAAGGAAGTGGCGCGTATCCAGGCCGAGTTCGCCAAACTGGGCCCGCAGCTGGGGTACGACGGCCCGGCCGCCGGCCTGCCGGTGTGGGTATCGCAGCAGCCGCGCTTCTTCCCGTTCAAGACGGAGGATGAAGTGCAGGCCGTGTACCGCAAGCTCGATGGCGTGCTGGATGAAAAGCTGCCGGCCATGTTCACGCTGCTGCCCAAGGCAAAGCTCGACCTGCGCCTGGAACCGGAACTGTCGCGCGACACGGCATCGGACCATTACACGGCGCCGGCGGCGGACGGTTCGCGGCCGGGCGTGTTCTGGTCCGTCGTGACCGATCCGGCAAAGTACGGCAGCACGGGCATGACGACGCTGTTCCTGCACGAAGGCAAGCCGGGCCACCATTTCCACATCGCGCTGATGCAGGAACTGGGCTTGCCGAACTTCCGCAAATTCGGCGGCAACACGGCCTTCACGGAAGGCTGGGCGCTGTACGCGGAAACGCTGGGCCGTGAGATGCGCCTGTTCGACGATCCGGCGCAATACTTTGGCCACCTGAACGACGAACTGCTGCGGGCAACGCGCCTGGTGGTCGACACGGGCATGCATGCGAAAGGATGGACGCGCGAACGGACGATCCAGTACATGAAGGACACGCTGGGCTATGACGCGGTGGCGCGCAGCGAGACGGAGCGCTACATGGCGTGGCCGGGCCAGGCACTGGCCTACAAGATCGGCGCGTTGAAGATCATGGAATTGCGCCAGCGGGCGCAGGAAGCGCTGGGCGAAAAATTCAGCCTGCCGGCGTTCCACGAACAGGTGCTGGGTGACGGCACCTTGCCGCTGCGTTTGCTCGAAGCGAAAATCGATGGCTGGATCGCGCAGCAGCGCGTGCCATGACCGCTTGATCGGGCTGGACTGATGCCTGGACGATACGCTGCATTGTTTGGGCAGTGTCGTTCCGGGCGTTGAGCGAGACAGACTTGTCGGCGTGGCTTCGGCCGCGCCGGGACGGCAGCCAGTCGCGTATGACTTTTTCCTGCATGAGTTCTCCCTGCTTGTTTCCTGCTTTACTCGTTCTGCTTTACTTGTCCTGCTTTACTTGTCCTGCTTTACTTCTCTGCTTTTACTGGCCCCTGCTTTACTTCCTCAGTGCATAGCGTCCGATGCGTTTCAGGACCAGTTCCGGCAATGCCTTGATCTGTTTCGTGTGGCTGGCGAAGACGAGTTGCTGGCGCCCCCTGGCAACGAGTTTACCGTTCGCATAGAAGCGGAATTCCAGCCAGAACGAGCAGCGCTTGATGTCGTAGCTGTTGACCTCGCAGGTGATGTCCTGGAACGGGAACGTCTCCTGGAGAAAATCCTGCTCGGCATGCTTGGTGATGAATACCCCTTCCTGCTGCAACATGTCGCGTGAAATGCACTCGTAAAACCATTTTTCGCGGCAGATTCCCTGCCATTCGAAATACCGCGCAAAATACGTGTTCCCATAAGCATTTGAATCCTTCAGGTAGATCGACAGCTGGTGATGAAACGTCAATTCCGTGCTGGTCGTGGCGTCGTTTGCTACGTTGGCGTGCATAAACATGGCTTACTCCTGGGAAGTGGTTGCCGGCCGCCGGCATGATTTTCGGCAAAGATTCTGAACACCTCTACTTTTTGCCGTAAAGCACTATTCTCTTTTGACTAAACGCAACGTTTACGTGGATTGGGGGAACTTGGTACGCACTTCGCCATTTTCTGTTGCTAAGATCGCTTGCCTGTTCACTGTCATCTGCTGGAGGAGCGCGCATGTATTCGATATTGCCGGGTTTGGTGTCGCTGGTATTTATCAGCTACGGCGTATACGTGCTGAATTCGCGTGGGGTGAACCGTGCCAGCCTTACCTTCTTCCTGATCTGTATCACCACGTTCTGCTGGCAAGCTGCGTGGGCATTGATGTTCCAGGTCACCAATGCCGATACCGCGCTGTTGCTCGTCCACCTTGGCTACCTGCCGATCCTGTTCCTGCCGACCACGCTGTATCACTTCATCGCGGAACTGACGGGCCGCCGCGCCGAGCGCCCTTTCGTGCAAGCCAGCTATGCGCTGGCCGGCGTGCTGGCGCTGCTGGTGCCCACCACCGACTGGTTGCTGTCCGGCCTGTATTCCTATTTCTACGGCTTTTATCCGAAGGCGGGGTGGCTGCACCCCGTGCACCTGTTGCAGACCACGGTCGTGATCCTGCGCGGGCTGTACCTGCTGTATCGCCGCCAGCAGGTGGCGTTGTCGACCGAAAAGGCAAGGCTGCGCTATTGCTTCGTCAGCATCCTGATCTACGCGGTGGCCTCCATCGATTACCTGTGCAATTACGGCGTGGAGTTCTACCCGCCAGGCGTGCTGTTCATTGCCGCAAGCCTGGGCCTGATCGCGCAGGCGATGGTGCGCCATAACCTGCTGGCCGATCCCCTGGCGACCGCGGCCAGCATCGCGCATGAAGTGCGCACGCCGCTGGCCACGATCCGCAGCCAGTCGCGCGTGCTGGCGCGCAACCTGCCGGAACTGATTGCCGGCTACCGACGCTCGCAAGCACCCGGCCTGAACGACGAACAACTGGACTACCTGAGCGAGATCGCGCGCCACATCGAGGCCGAAGTCTCGCGCTCGAACTTCATCGTCGACATGCTGCTGGCGTCGGCCCGCGTGGGCTCGCTCGAGCGCGACAATTTCGCGCTGCATTCGGTGAAGAAAGTGGTCGACGAAGCACTGGCCTGCTATCCGTTTACGGAACGGGAACGCGACAAGGTAAGCGTGCGCCTGAGCGACGATTTCCGCTTCTTTGGTTCGGATACGCTGCTCGTCTACGTGCTGTACAACCTGCTCAAGAATGCGCTGCACGCAGTGAAGACCAAGGGCGCGGGCGCGGTGGTGATCGAATGCTACAAGGATTTCGACCAGAACATGGTCGTGGTGACCGATACCGGCCACGGCATTGCCGCCGACGTGCTGCCGCACGTGTTCGAGCCGTTCTACACGACCCGCAAGTCCGGCGGCGGTACCGGCATGGGGCTGGCGTTCTGCCACAAGGTCGTGACCGCCTTCGGCGGCACGATTTCGTGCGAATCGGAAGTGGGCAGTTACACCCGCTTCGCGCTGGGCTTCCCGCACGAGCGCGCACTGCCGGCGCAGGCAACCGGCCAGCACCTGGCGGACGATTTCCCGCTGCCCGACCGGGCCAAGTAATACGCTAGATCCCTGCCTGCGCGTCCTGCACGATGCGGTCCAGGTCTGTTTCATCGCCCAGCACGAAAATCTTGCGTTCTTCCAGTACGGTCAGGATGAAACCCTGCTGTTCGCGCACGCGCCGCTTGAAGTCGGGCAGCGAATAGAGGTTGGGATTGATCTTGCGGCGCAGCAGGCGTTCCGCGACCGGCGTGCGGCTCAGCAATTCCCCATACGTGGTGTCTTCGCCGATCAGCAGCAACTCGACGGCATCCGGCGATGCCTCCGATTCCCTCGCGGTTTTCCCGTAGACGAAAGCAACGTTCAGTGACTTGCGCAGCGGCCCCAGAGTCGAATGCAGCACGCTCAGCAGGCCGAACGTCTTCTTGACGATGCTCGTCAATTCCTCATAGACGGGGCTTTCCTTGTTCGGGCGGAACTGGCGCACATTGCCGATCCGTTCCGACAGGATCAGGCCCGACTCGTGCAACCGTTTCAGCTCGCGTTGCGCGGAGGCGCTGCCCAGCCCTGTGAGGCGCATGATTTCGTTCAGGTGAAAGCCGTCGTTCACCTGCATGAACAGCAAGCCCAGCAGTTTTTGCTGGGCGGGCGTAAACAGGGCGGATGGGATCATGGACCAAATCTTAGCATGATGCATTGCTGTTTCTGCACGCTACAATGGCCTGATCCGTTCATCCCCGGGAGCCCCATGAAACGCACGATCGCCCTCGCCATCGCACTGGCTTCACTTGCTTGCCTCGGCAATGGAACCCTTGCCGCCCAGGCCGCCCCAAAGGGCCCCGCACCGAAAGCCCCGGCCGCGGCGCCCTACCAGCGGCAGGCCTACGTCATCCCCTACAAGCAGTTCACGCTGCAAAACGGGCTGACCCTGATCGTGCACGAGGATCACAGCGTGCCGGTGGTGGGCGTGAATATCTGGTACCACGTGGGATCGCGCAACGAGAAGCGCGGCAAGACGGGCTTTGCGCACCTGTTCGAACACTTCTTCTTCAACGGTTCGGAAAACCATCCGCACGGCTTCCGCGAAGCGATGGACGACCTGGGCGCGAACAACCGCAATGGCACCACGAACACCGACCGCACCAATTTCTTCGAAGACGTGCCCGTGTCGGCCCTGGAACGCACGCTCTACCTGGAAGCGGACCGGATGGGCTTTCTCGGCAATTA is part of the Pseudoduganella lutea genome and encodes:
- a CDS encoding ArsR family transcriptional regulator; amino-acid sequence: MIPSALFTPAQQKLLGLLFMQVNDGFHLNEIMRLTGLGSASAQRELKRLHESGLILSERIGNVRQFRPNKESPVYEELTSIVKKTFGLLSVLHSTLGPLRKSLNVAFVYGKTARESEASPDAVELLLIGEDTTYGELLSRTPVAERLLRRKINPNLYSLPDFKRRVREQQGFILTVLEERKIFVLGDETDLDRIVQDAQAGI
- a CDS encoding acyl-CoA thioesterase, whose amino-acid sequence is MFMHANVANDATTSTELTFHHQLSIYLKDSNAYGNTYFARYFEWQGICREKWFYECISRDMLQQEGVFITKHAEQDFLQETFPFQDITCEVNSYDIKRCSFWLEFRFYANGKLVARGRQQLVFASHTKQIKALPELVLKRIGRYALRK
- a CDS encoding DUF885 domain-containing protein is translated as MKHRIKLRAAGALTAALLLAFGPAAHAAPPAAHKATGKVAADVSAAESKKFLALADEYYDAIARFEPVYATDNGDNRFDDQIGLAIAPAERARQFARYRDYTRRLAAIDRHKLTHRDRINLDVLAFELKTLLSYEPYPGHLLPVSQMDSLPVTLANFASGEASQPLTTVKQYRAYLNRLTQLPAWIDQAIVNMREGMRTGVTQPKAIMVSALPQFRKLVSTTPEQSIYYTPVNRMPAGFAAADKASLGADYRAAVAKLQPALARLAAFIENEYIPACRTSTGFSDVPNGRAWYAVRVAESTTTNLTPEAIHEIGLKEVARIQAEFAKLGPQLGYDGPAAGLPVWVSQQPRFFPFKTEDEVQAVYRKLDGVLDEKLPAMFTLLPKAKLDLRLEPELSRDTASDHYTAPAADGSRPGVFWSVVTDPAKYGSTGMTTLFLHEGKPGHHFHIALMQELGLPNFRKFGGNTAFTEGWALYAETLGREMRLFDDPAQYFGHLNDELLRATRLVVDTGMHAKGWTRERTIQYMKDTLGYDAVARSETERYMAWPGQALAYKIGALKIMELRQRAQEALGEKFSLPAFHEQVLGDGTLPLRLLEAKIDGWIAQQRVP
- a CDS encoding PEP-CTERM sorting domain-containing protein, with the translated sequence MNKLIGSGLLAATLAAPLHVSAADTVDWINWTGLAGTVVQNGKTIDVTFSNSSIGLTHADYFTGEAAYISDEVTNGPGTDGMFSFVGGTEVVHHLHFSEAVVNPYLAIVSLGRDGSAATFNFANVSDITLVSEGDGYYGDGELSIAGGTVTGIEGHGVVRLNGSYTDLYFTTPVSEYWYGASFGAAVTAVPEPGTWGMLLAGGAMLGLMGRRRKSDKLQQPA
- a CDS encoding sensor histidine kinase produces the protein MYSILPGLVSLVFISYGVYVLNSRGVNRASLTFFLICITTFCWQAAWALMFQVTNADTALLLVHLGYLPILFLPTTLYHFIAELTGRRAERPFVQASYALAGVLALLVPTTDWLLSGLYSYFYGFYPKAGWLHPVHLLQTTVVILRGLYLLYRRQQVALSTEKARLRYCFVSILIYAVASIDYLCNYGVEFYPPGVLFIAASLGLIAQAMVRHNLLADPLATAASIAHEVRTPLATIRSQSRVLARNLPELIAGYRRSQAPGLNDEQLDYLSEIARHIEAEVSRSNFIVDMLLASARVGSLERDNFALHSVKKVVDEALACYPFTERERDKVSVRLSDDFRFFGSDTLLVYVLYNLLKNALHAVKTKGAGAVVIECYKDFDQNMVVVTDTGHGIAADVLPHVFEPFYTTRKSGGGTGMGLAFCHKVVTAFGGTISCESEVGSYTRFALGFPHERALPAQATGQHLADDFPLPDRAK
- a CDS encoding HPP family protein; amino-acid sequence: MTERLRASAGALLGLLVTGTVAHLMLGPDAIWLVAPMGASSVLLFCLPASPLAQPWSVIGGNVISALVAAACVRWLGHLMPLPALAAVGTALAIAAMFFMRCLHPPGGAAGLTAVIGGPAVHAAGFSFALGPVLVDSLLLVTAAILYNNLTGRRYPHAQTLTHPNPHATKDDVPTVRLGFKPEDLDAVLQRYGQVLDISRDDLEALFLQTELRAYQRRFGVISCGDIMSRDVVTAEFATPLTEAWLAMRGRHLAALPVLNPARRVIGIVTQSDFLKHSGLDDYRGMREKLKEFLKPTGLSHTEKAEVVGQIMTPRPRVARTDTPIVDLVPLMADAGLHHIPVVDAEERFVGIVTQSDVVAALYEHRLAEAQPA
- a CDS encoding Lrp/AsnC family transcriptional regulator → MNDLDKFDYAILGALQVDGTLSVAELADKVGLTSTPCWKRLKRLQEDGYLDRRVALVNRRKAGLPVTVFVSVRTSQHDEKWLAKFAAAVIALPEVMEFHRMSGDVDYLLKVVTTDIDGYDRFYKKLIRVANLTGVSSAFSMEQIKYTTALPLDLVAHGVAVG